One genomic window of Procambarus clarkii isolate CNS0578487 chromosome 43, FALCON_Pclarkii_2.0, whole genome shotgun sequence includes the following:
- the LOC138350042 gene encoding collagen alpha-1(XXVIII) chain-like — MFKLEQLGTQAEEEDNKTRKGTPWPCSEAPTCPQPPHKEIKETPDNQLTGGAREVFGEILEIKCARGPLEKNNKGARGPLEKNNKGAGGQLEKNNKGARGPLEKDNKGARGPLEKKNKGARRPLENNKGARGPLEKNNKGARGPLEKDNKGARGPLEKDNKGARGPLEKNNKGARRPLEKDNKGARGPLEKDNKGARGPLEKNNKGARGPLEKNNKGARGPLEKNNKGARGPLEKNNKGARGPLEKNNKGAGGPLEKKNKGARRPLEKNNKGAGGPLEKNNKGAGGPLEKNNKGAGGPLEKNNKGARGPLEKNNKGARRPLEKNNKGAQGIFNYVILVQDVFMLFSRDSW; from the exons ATGTTCAAACTTGAGCAACTTGGCACacaggcagaggaggaggacaaCAAAACAAGAAAAGGAACACCGTGGCCGTGCTCCGAGGCCCCGACGtgtccacaaccaccacacaaagaaataaaagaaACGCCCGACAATCAGCTAACAGGAGGCGCACGGGAAGTCTTTGGGGAAATATTGGAAATTAAAT GTGCACGAGGACCACTGGAGAAGAACAACAAAGGTGCACGAGGACCACTGGAGAAGAACAACAAAGGTGCAGGAGGACAACTAGAGAAGAACAACAAAGGTGCACGAGGACCACTGGAGAAGGACAACAAAGGTGCACGAGGACCACTGGAGAAGAAGAACAAAGGTGCACGACGACCACTGGAGAACAACAAAGGTGCACGAGGACCACTGGAGAAGAACAACAAAGGTGCACGAGGACCACTGGAGAAGGACAACAAAGGTGCACGAGGACCACTGGAGAAGGACAACAAAGGTGCACGAGGACCACTGGAGAAGAACAACAAAGGTGCACGAAGACCACTGGAGAAGGACAACAAAGGTGCACGAGGACCACTGGAGAAGGACAACAAAGGTGCACGAGGACCACTGGAGAAGAACAACAAAGGTGCACGAGGACCACTGGAGAAGAACAACAAAGGTGCACGAGGACCACTGGAGAAGAACAACAAAGGTGCACGAGGACCACTGGAGAAGAACAACAAAGGTGCACGAGGACCACTGGAGAAGAACAACAAAGGTGCAGGAGGACCACTGGAGAAGAAGAACAAAGGTGCACGACGACCACTGGAGAAGAACAACAAAGGTGCAGGAGGACCACTGGAGAAGAACAACAAAGGTGCAGGAGGACCACTGGAGAAGAACAACAAAGGTGCAGGAGGACCACTGGAGAAGAACAACAAAGGTGCACGAGGACCATTGGAGAAGAACAACAAAGGTGCACGACGACCACTGGAGAAGAACAACAAAGGTGCACAAGGGATATTTAACTATGTCATACTAGTGCAGGATGTGTTCATGTTGTTCAGTCGAGACAGTTGGTGA